In Catenulispora sp. GP43, a single genomic region encodes these proteins:
- a CDS encoding anti-sigma factor antagonist, which yields MDLKLETRDENGRTIVKVGGEIDVYTAPKLREQLVELVGAGKYHLIVDMEDVDFLDSTGLGVLVGGLKRVRAHDGSLRLVCTQERILKIFRITGLTKVFPISDSVEQAVTAVD from the coding sequence GTGGACCTGAAGCTGGAGACCCGAGACGAGAACGGCCGGACGATCGTCAAGGTCGGCGGGGAGATCGACGTGTACACCGCTCCCAAGCTCCGGGAGCAGTTGGTCGAGCTGGTCGGTGCCGGGAAGTACCACCTGATCGTGGACATGGAGGACGTCGACTTCCTGGACTCCACGGGCCTGGGCGTCCTGGTCGGCGGCCTGAAGCGGGTCCGGGCGCACGACGGCTCGCTGCGCCTGGTCTGCACCCAGGAGCGGATCCTGAAGATCTTCCGGATCACCGGCCTGACCAAGGTCTTCCCGATCAGCGACAGCGTGGAGCAGGCCGTCACCGCGGTCGACTAG
- a CDS encoding ATP-binding protein produces the protein MDAQSSAVGTVAKTESATAVLLRFTPQPEHVRTARLVAVAHARRVGVEAGLLDEVRLAVGEACSRAVGLHQRHCPGEPVVVVLDAIDASGSGLVPDRFVVTVADKVSGAVPGPRDGAGAPDAAEGETAVRSEEDDEEDLDDAEMGLAVLTGLVDDLDIASGSDGGSVRMGWPVKDF, from the coding sequence ATGGATGCGCAATCGTCGGCCGTCGGCACGGTGGCCAAGACCGAGAGCGCCACGGCCGTTCTGCTGCGGTTCACTCCGCAGCCCGAGCACGTCAGGACCGCGCGCCTGGTCGCGGTCGCCCACGCCCGCCGGGTCGGCGTGGAGGCCGGACTGCTCGACGAGGTGCGCCTGGCCGTCGGCGAGGCCTGTTCCCGGGCCGTCGGCCTGCACCAGCGGCACTGCCCGGGCGAGCCGGTGGTGGTGGTGCTGGACGCGATCGACGCCTCCGGCTCCGGCCTGGTGCCGGACCGGTTCGTGGTGACCGTGGCCGACAAGGTCTCCGGTGCGGTACCCGGTCCCCGCGACGGGGCCGGCGCCCCGGACGCCGCCGAGGGTGAGACGGCGGTGCGGTCGGAGGAGGACGACGAGGAGGACCTGGACGACGCCGAGATGGGCCTGGCCGTGCTGACCGGGCTGGTCGACGATCTCGACATCGCCTCCGGCTCCGACGGCGGTTCGGTCCGCATGGGTTGGCCCGTCAAGGATTTCTGA
- a CDS encoding sodium-translocating pyrophosphatase, with protein MPRIADSGSTVIPLAGGNLAWIFVVAVIALGALGVAGILVKEVLAASEGTENMKRIAAAVQEGASAYLARQFRTLAVFAAVAFFLLLALPADDWSQRIGRSVFFLVGAAFSATTGYVGMWLAVRSNVRVAAAANESGSPRAMRIAFRTGGVVGMFTVGLGLFGAALVVLIYKGNAPNVLEGFGFGAAMLAMFMRVGGGIFTKAADVGADLVGKIEQNIPEDDPRNAATIADNVGDNVGDCAGMAADLFESYAVMLVAALILGKIAFGTQGLVFPLIVPALGVITAVIGIFAVSPRTGDKNAMAAINRGFFISAIVAVVFVAIAAFTYLPSKISSLDHVDPKVLLEAGTKDPRWVALGAVLIGIAVAAAIQVLTGYFTETNRRPVMDIGKTSLTGPATVVLAGIGVGLESAVYSALLIGGGVFLAYLLGGASLTLSLFAVAMAGTGLLTTVGVIVAMDTFGPVSDNAQGIAEMSGDVGEEGAKVLTSLDAVGNTTKAITKGIAIATAVLAATALFGSFTQKIGEAVAKTGANAVGGNPENVLQYTGILNVGNPRNLFGLIIGASVVFLFSGLAINAVSRAAGAVVFEVRRQFREIPGIMEGTGRPEYGRVVDIVTTDSLRELITPGLLAVMAPIAVGFTLGVGALGSYLAGTIGAGVLMAVFLSNSGGAWDNAKKLVEDGNFGGKGSEAHTATIVGDTIGDPFKDTAGPAINPLIKVMNLVSLLIVPAVVQLSIGTSANAPVRTLIAIAALAIIVGAVWNSKRRSIAVSDSNSDSNAPATGAGAAVEAAATAPGAPRNGDEDTTMEASAQSI; from the coding sequence ATGCCGCGAATCGCGGACAGCGGCTCGACGGTGATCCCTTTGGCCGGGGGCAACCTCGCCTGGATCTTCGTGGTGGCCGTGATCGCCCTAGGTGCGCTTGGCGTCGCCGGAATCCTCGTCAAAGAGGTACTGGCGGCCAGTGAGGGCACAGAGAATATGAAACGCATCGCGGCCGCGGTGCAAGAAGGCGCGTCCGCGTACCTGGCGCGGCAGTTCCGTACGTTGGCGGTATTCGCTGCCGTGGCCTTCTTCCTGCTGCTGGCGCTGCCGGCCGACGACTGGTCGCAGCGCATCGGCCGCTCGGTCTTCTTCCTGGTCGGAGCCGCCTTCTCGGCGACGACCGGGTATGTCGGCATGTGGCTGGCGGTGCGCTCGAACGTCCGCGTGGCCGCGGCGGCGAACGAGTCCGGCTCGCCGCGGGCGATGCGGATCGCGTTCCGCACCGGCGGCGTGGTCGGCATGTTCACCGTGGGCCTGGGCCTGTTCGGCGCGGCCCTGGTGGTGCTCATCTACAAGGGCAACGCCCCGAACGTGCTGGAGGGCTTCGGCTTCGGCGCGGCCATGCTGGCGATGTTCATGCGTGTCGGCGGCGGCATCTTCACCAAGGCCGCCGACGTCGGCGCGGACCTGGTCGGCAAGATCGAGCAGAACATCCCCGAGGACGACCCGCGCAACGCCGCGACCATCGCGGACAATGTCGGCGACAACGTCGGCGACTGCGCGGGCATGGCCGCGGACCTGTTCGAATCCTACGCGGTCATGCTGGTCGCGGCGCTGATCCTGGGCAAGATCGCCTTCGGCACCCAGGGGCTGGTGTTTCCGCTGATCGTGCCGGCGCTCGGCGTGATCACCGCGGTGATCGGCATCTTCGCGGTGTCCCCGCGCACGGGGGACAAGAACGCGATGGCGGCGATCAACCGCGGCTTCTTCATCAGCGCGATCGTGGCGGTGGTGTTCGTGGCGATCGCGGCGTTCACCTATCTGCCCAGCAAGATCTCCTCGCTGGACCACGTCGACCCGAAGGTGCTGCTCGAGGCCGGGACCAAGGATCCGCGCTGGGTGGCCCTGGGCGCGGTGCTGATCGGCATCGCCGTGGCCGCGGCCATCCAGGTGCTGACCGGGTACTTCACCGAGACCAACCGGCGTCCGGTGATGGACATCGGCAAGACCTCGCTGACCGGTCCGGCCACCGTGGTGCTGGCCGGCATCGGCGTCGGGCTGGAGTCCGCGGTGTACTCGGCGCTGCTGATCGGCGGCGGCGTGTTCCTGGCCTACCTGCTCGGCGGCGCCTCGCTGACGCTGTCGCTGTTCGCGGTCGCGATGGCCGGCACCGGCCTGCTGACCACGGTCGGCGTGATCGTGGCCATGGACACCTTCGGCCCGGTCTCGGACAACGCGCAGGGCATCGCGGAGATGTCCGGCGACGTGGGCGAGGAGGGCGCGAAGGTGCTGACCTCGCTGGACGCGGTCGGCAACACCACCAAGGCGATCACCAAGGGCATCGCGATCGCGACCGCCGTGCTGGCCGCGACCGCGCTGTTCGGGTCGTTCACCCAGAAGATCGGCGAGGCGGTGGCCAAGACCGGCGCGAACGCGGTCGGCGGCAACCCGGAGAACGTCCTGCAGTACACCGGCATCCTGAACGTCGGGAACCCGCGCAACCTGTTCGGCCTGATCATCGGCGCGTCCGTGGTGTTCCTGTTCTCGGGCCTGGCGATCAACGCCGTGTCCCGGGCCGCCGGCGCGGTGGTCTTCGAGGTCCGCCGCCAGTTCCGGGAGATCCCGGGGATCATGGAGGGTACCGGGCGGCCGGAGTACGGCCGCGTGGTGGACATCGTCACCACCGACTCGCTGCGCGAGCTGATCACCCCGGGCCTGCTGGCGGTGATGGCGCCGATCGCGGTCGGCTTCACCCTCGGCGTCGGGGCCCTGGGCTCCTACCTGGCCGGCACCATCGGCGCCGGCGTCCTGATGGCGGTCTTCCTGTCGAACTCCGGCGGCGCCTGGGACAACGCCAAGAAGCTGGTCGAGGACGGCAACTTCGGCGGCAAGGGCTCCGAGGCGCACACCGCGACCATCGTCGGCGACACCATCGGCGACCCGTTCAAGGACACCGCCGGCCCCGCGATCAACCCGCTGATCAAGGTGATGAACCTGGTCAGCCTCCTGATCGTGCCGGCCGTGGTCCAGCTGTCGATCGGCACCTCCGCCAACGCCCCGGTCCGCACCCTGATCGCGATCGCCGCCCTGGCGATCATCGTCGGCGCGGTGTGGAACAGCAAGCGCAGGTCGATCGCGGTCTCGGACTCCAACTCGGACTCCAACGCCCCGGCCACCGGCGCCGGCGCGGCGGTGGAGGCGGCGGCCACGGCTCCGGGCGCCCCGCGCAACGGGGACGAGGACACGACGATGGAGGCTTCCGCTCAGTCGATCTAG
- a CDS encoding methyltransferase: protein MEKLREALIKADYTVDGVLEVLGPLAYAALARSESVPALRATTGGSPVETLIRLFLLQQPVERKAVEAALPVEDSVAAGLVTVEGELVRAAIDIRPYGDDDGHDWYLVSDLSGGLHAQGQGHPVREDHVLGVGGASTTLAQLTIRDPFRSALDIGTGGGVQALHLSTHVDRVVGTDRNPRALKLARLTQQLSGVEPFDLREGSLFKPVQGELFDLVVSNPPFVISPDNAAQGGRFVYRDSGLPADEVCRQLVSDAHRHLAEDGWCQVLANWLHVDGVDWRERVAGWVRDTGCDAWVVQREAQDPAEYVELWLRDSGEYGTPDYPARYDAWLDYFEQNKVNAIGFGWITLHNAGAESPLMRLEEISHPVEQPLGPHIPSWFARHDFLRGTDDDELMRRRLAVAPDVRWEQVARPTYEGGSGWGGDSSRLSQQEGFMRSADIDPVGAAVVGASDGETPLGEILDAVGERYGIDGRSLRTGAVEAIRGLVEDGYLFPVA, encoded by the coding sequence ATGGAGAAGCTGCGCGAAGCCCTGATCAAGGCCGACTACACCGTGGACGGCGTCCTGGAGGTCCTCGGCCCGCTCGCCTACGCGGCGCTGGCCCGGAGCGAGAGCGTGCCGGCCCTGCGGGCCACGACCGGGGGGTCGCCGGTCGAGACCCTGATCCGGCTCTTCCTGCTGCAGCAGCCGGTGGAGCGCAAGGCCGTCGAGGCCGCGCTGCCGGTCGAGGACTCGGTCGCGGCCGGGCTCGTCACGGTCGAGGGGGAGCTGGTGCGCGCCGCCATCGACATCCGGCCCTATGGCGACGACGACGGCCACGACTGGTACCTCGTCTCGGACCTGTCCGGGGGCCTTCATGCGCAGGGACAGGGCCATCCGGTGCGCGAGGACCACGTGCTCGGCGTCGGCGGCGCCTCCACCACGCTCGCGCAGCTCACCATCCGCGACCCGTTCCGGTCCGCGCTCGACATCGGGACCGGCGGCGGGGTGCAGGCGCTGCACCTGTCGACGCACGTCGACCGGGTGGTCGGGACCGACCGGAACCCGCGGGCGCTCAAGCTGGCCCGGCTCACCCAGCAGCTCTCCGGGGTCGAGCCCTTCGACCTGCGCGAGGGGTCGCTGTTCAAGCCGGTGCAGGGCGAGTTGTTCGACCTGGTCGTCTCCAATCCGCCGTTCGTCATCTCGCCGGACAACGCCGCGCAGGGCGGGCGCTTCGTCTACCGCGACTCCGGGCTGCCGGCCGACGAGGTGTGCCGTCAGCTGGTCAGCGACGCCCACCGCCACCTGGCCGAGGACGGCTGGTGCCAGGTGCTGGCCAACTGGCTGCACGTGGACGGCGTGGACTGGCGCGAGCGGGTGGCCGGGTGGGTGCGGGACACCGGCTGCGACGCCTGGGTGGTGCAGCGCGAGGCCCAGGACCCGGCCGAGTACGTCGAGCTCTGGCTGCGCGACTCCGGCGAGTACGGCACCCCGGACTACCCGGCGCGCTACGACGCCTGGTTGGACTACTTCGAGCAGAACAAGGTCAACGCCATCGGCTTCGGCTGGATCACCCTGCACAACGCCGGCGCCGAGAGCCCGCTGATGCGCCTGGAGGAGATCTCGCACCCGGTGGAGCAGCCGCTCGGGCCGCACATCCCGAGCTGGTTCGCCCGCCACGACTTCCTGCGCGGCACCGACGACGACGAGCTCATGCGGCGCCGGCTGGCGGTGGCGCCGGACGTGCGCTGGGAGCAGGTCGCGCGGCCGACCTACGAGGGCGGCAGCGGCTGGGGCGGCGACTCCTCGCGGCTGAGCCAGCAGGAGGGGTTCATGCGATCGGCGGACATCGACCCGGTCGGGGCCGCGGTGGTGGGTGCCTCGGATGGGGAGACTCCACTCGGGGAAATCCTGGACGCTGTGGGCGAACGCTACGGAATCGACGGCCGGAGCCTGCGCACCGGGGCCGTCGAGGCCATCCGGGGGCTGGTCGAGGACGGATATCTGTTCCCCGTGGCCTAG
- a CDS encoding DEAD/DEAH box helicase, which translates to MSPTPPYQENPGTGGVSTPTPGLDAANSENGSIPATLERLISVPASRAERVTHVRVVPARDAEHGEWPEWADEAVVTGFREAGGVPRPWLHQVAAAEAARAGRHVTLATGTASGKSMGFQLPALTAIRENAGTTLYLAPTKALAADQLRRLTRLDVPGVRAGLLDGDTDAEARDWVRQHANYVLSNPDMLHYSLLPGHARWAPFLRKLRYVVIDECHTYKGVFGSHVAAVLRRLRRICARYGSSPTFILASATTADPAVSASRLTGVEVAAVTDDSSPRGPLVFALWEPPLTTFIGERGAPVRRSATAEAADLLTDLVLDDVRTVVFTRSRRGAEQVSMQTRDYLEERRTGYGKRIAAYRGGYLKTERRALEAALHMDPAMDGALVGLAATTALELGVDVAGLDAVLMAGFPGTRASLWQQAGRAGRAGQGALAVLIARDDPLDTYLVHHSESIFDRPVEASVLDPDNPYVLAPHLCAAAAELPITDSDLSLFGPTSEALLSDLTRREYLRRRPTGWYWTRRERPSALTDLRGTGGPSVRIVEDKTGRLLGTVDEGASHSTVHDGAVYLHQGHTYLVDKLDLEQNIALVHRANPDYTTMARDVVQVGILETEQTQDWGDASLHFGSVEVSTQVVSYLKRKAGTGQIVETKPLDLPERILRTRAVWWTVDPAALRDAELDAAMSAGAAHAAEHASIGLLPLFTPCDRWDIGGVSMPMHPDTERLTVFVYDGHPGGAGFAERAYGAAVAWLTATRDVIAACECVEGCPSCVQSPKCGNGNNPLDKSGAARLLNLVLTCAQEGPPPGTR; encoded by the coding sequence ATGTCGCCGACTCCTCCTTACCAGGAAAACCCCGGCACGGGCGGTGTGTCCACACCGACACCGGGACTTGATGCTGCCAATTCGGAGAACGGCTCTATCCCGGCAACGCTGGAGAGGCTGATCTCGGTTCCCGCGTCGCGCGCGGAGCGAGTGACGCATGTGCGCGTGGTACCGGCCCGGGACGCGGAGCACGGCGAGTGGCCGGAGTGGGCCGACGAGGCGGTGGTGACCGGGTTCCGCGAGGCCGGCGGCGTGCCCCGGCCCTGGCTGCACCAGGTCGCGGCGGCCGAGGCGGCGCGGGCGGGACGGCATGTGACGCTCGCGACCGGCACCGCCTCGGGCAAGTCGATGGGCTTCCAGCTGCCGGCCCTGACCGCGATCCGCGAGAACGCGGGCACCACGCTGTACCTGGCCCCCACGAAGGCACTGGCCGCCGACCAACTCAGGCGTCTCACTCGGCTGGACGTACCGGGGGTCCGCGCCGGCCTGCTGGACGGCGACACGGACGCCGAGGCCCGCGACTGGGTCCGCCAGCACGCGAACTACGTCCTGAGCAACCCGGACATGCTGCACTACTCGCTGCTGCCGGGGCACGCGCGCTGGGCCCCGTTCCTACGCAAGCTCCGCTATGTCGTCATCGACGAGTGTCACACCTATAAAGGGGTCTTCGGCTCCCACGTGGCGGCAGTCCTACGACGGCTGCGCCGCATCTGCGCGCGCTATGGCTCCAGTCCGACCTTCATACTCGCCTCAGCCACGACCGCCGACCCGGCCGTGTCGGCCTCCCGGCTCACCGGGGTTGAGGTCGCCGCCGTCACCGACGACTCCTCACCGCGCGGCCCTCTGGTGTTCGCCCTGTGGGAGCCTCCCCTGACGACCTTCATCGGGGAACGGGGAGCGCCGGTACGGAGATCCGCTACAGCGGAAGCCGCGGACCTGCTGACGGACTTGGTGCTGGACGACGTCCGCACTGTCGTCTTCACCCGCTCCCGCCGCGGCGCCGAACAAGTGTCGATGCAGACGCGCGACTACCTGGAGGAGCGCCGCACCGGATACGGGAAGCGCATCGCGGCCTATCGCGGCGGCTACCTGAAGACCGAACGCCGGGCGCTGGAAGCCGCCCTGCACATGGACCCGGCCATGGACGGCGCGCTGGTCGGGCTGGCTGCCACGACAGCCCTGGAGCTCGGCGTGGACGTCGCAGGGCTCGACGCCGTCCTGATGGCCGGATTCCCCGGCACCCGTGCATCCCTGTGGCAACAGGCGGGGCGCGCCGGACGGGCCGGACAGGGCGCGCTGGCCGTCCTCATCGCGCGCGACGACCCGCTGGACACCTACCTGGTCCACCACTCCGAGTCGATCTTCGACCGGCCGGTCGAGGCGTCGGTGCTGGACCCGGACAATCCCTACGTATTGGCGCCGCACCTATGCGCGGCCGCCGCGGAACTCCCTATTACGGATTCCGACTTGTCTTTGTTCGGCCCCACTTCCGAAGCCCTGCTCTCGGACCTCACCCGCCGCGAATACCTCCGCCGCCGCCCCACCGGCTGGTACTGGACCCGGCGGGAGCGCCCCTCGGCGCTGACCGATCTGCGCGGCACCGGCGGACCGTCGGTCCGCATCGTCGAGGACAAGACCGGCCGCCTGCTCGGGACCGTGGACGAGGGCGCTTCGCACTCCACGGTGCACGACGGCGCCGTGTACCTGCACCAGGGCCACACGTACCTGGTGGACAAGCTGGACCTGGAGCAGAACATAGCGCTGGTGCACCGGGCGAACCCGGACTACACCACGATGGCCCGCGACGTGGTCCAGGTGGGGATCCTGGAGACGGAGCAGACCCAGGACTGGGGCGACGCCTCCCTGCACTTCGGCTCGGTCGAGGTGAGCACGCAGGTGGTCTCGTACCTGAAGCGCAAGGCCGGCACCGGCCAGATCGTCGAGACCAAGCCGCTGGACCTCCCCGAACGCATCCTGCGCACCCGCGCGGTCTGGTGGACCGTCGACCCGGCCGCCCTGCGCGACGCCGAACTCGACGCCGCCATGAGCGCCGGCGCCGCGCACGCCGCCGAACACGCCTCCATCGGCCTGCTCCCGCTGTTCACCCCGTGCGACCGCTGGGACATCGGCGGCGTCTCGATGCCGATGCATCCGGACACCGAGCGCCTCACCGTGTTCGTCTACGACGGCCACCCCGGCGGCGCGGGCTTCGCCGAGCGGGCCTACGGCGCGGCCGTGGCGTGGCTCACGGCGACCCGGGACGTGATCGCGGCGTGTGAATGCGTGGAGGGCTGCCCGTCCTGCGTGCAGTCGCCGAAGTGCGGGAACGGGAACAACCCCTTGGACAAGTCCGGTGCGGCCCGCCTGCTGAACCTGGTCCTGACCTGCGCACAGGAAGGACCCCCGCCCGGGACCCGGTAG
- the topA gene encoding type I DNA topoisomerase, with amino-acid sequence MAGKGSADSGGTTRRLVIVESPAKAKTIKGYLGAGYTVEASVGHIRDLPAGADEVPEKYKGTSMGRLGVDVDGDFEPLYLVNADKRKQVAKLKDLLKEADELLLATDEDREGEAIAWHLHEVLKPKVPAKRMVFHEITREAIQAAVRNTREINLQLVDAQETRRILDRLYGYEVSPVLWKKVRTGLSAGRVQSVATRMVVDRERERIAFRAAEYWDLTGTFETLKAAGPDDPRSMTARLASVDGKRVAAGRDFGPDGQLKSGSQNVAHLTEVTAKALAAALREADFSVRGVERKPYRRSPYAPFRTTTLQQEASRKLGMDSKRTMRVAQSLYENGYITYMRTDSITLSDTALNAARTQVRELYGADYLPDVPRRYDSKVKNAQEAHEAIRPSGDTFRTPAQTGLSGDEFRLYELIWMRTVASQMKDATGHTVTVKVGGAASDGRDVEFSASGRIISFHGFLKAYVEGTDDPDAALDDSEQRLPAVAEGDALTTTKVTADGHSTKPPARFTEASLIKEMEEREIGRPSTYSTILGTILDRGYAFKKGTALVPSYIAFAVVGLLENHFGDLVNYEFTARMEDDLDRIARGEAQRVPWLRRFYFGPAENEPGGAAAGKGGGDGAVFDHLGGLKDLVTDLGNIDAREVNSFPVGEDGIILRVGRFGPYIERNLEDGTQQRASVPDDLPPDELTPEFAEELFLQPSGDRELGRDPSTGFEVVAKAGRFGPYVTEILPEGTPTRGKNAVKARTGSLFKSMGLDTVTLEEALQLLSLPRVVGADPESGEEITVQNGRYGPYLKKGADSRSITSEEQIFTITLEEALEIYKQPKARGRGAAKPPLRELGPDPVSNKPIVIKSGFYGEYLTDGETNVTIPKSETVEGITPAKAYELLAEKRAKGPAKKTAKKTAAKKTAAKKTAASGTKTTKTAKATAAKKTAAKKTANSGTK; translated from the coding sequence GTGGCAGGCAAGGGTTCAGCGGACTCGGGCGGGACGACTCGCCGGCTCGTCATCGTCGAGTCGCCTGCCAAGGCGAAGACGATCAAGGGCTACCTCGGTGCGGGCTACACCGTCGAGGCCTCGGTCGGCCACATCCGGGACCTGCCCGCCGGTGCCGACGAGGTGCCGGAGAAGTACAAGGGCACCTCCATGGGCCGGCTCGGCGTGGACGTGGACGGCGACTTCGAGCCGCTGTACCTGGTCAACGCCGACAAGCGCAAGCAGGTCGCCAAGCTCAAGGACCTCCTGAAGGAAGCCGACGAACTCCTGCTGGCCACCGACGAGGACCGCGAGGGCGAGGCCATCGCCTGGCACCTGCACGAGGTGCTCAAGCCGAAGGTCCCGGCCAAGCGGATGGTGTTCCACGAGATCACCCGCGAGGCGATCCAGGCGGCGGTGCGCAACACCCGCGAGATCAACCTGCAGCTGGTCGACGCCCAGGAGACCCGCCGCATCCTGGACCGGCTCTACGGCTACGAGGTCTCCCCGGTGCTGTGGAAGAAGGTCCGCACCGGCCTGTCGGCCGGCCGCGTGCAGTCGGTGGCCACCCGCATGGTGGTGGACCGGGAGCGCGAGCGCATCGCGTTCCGCGCCGCCGAGTACTGGGACCTGACCGGCACCTTCGAGACGCTGAAGGCCGCCGGGCCGGACGACCCGCGCTCCATGACCGCCCGGCTGGCCAGCGTCGACGGCAAGCGCGTGGCCGCCGGCCGCGACTTCGGGCCGGACGGGCAGCTCAAGAGCGGAAGCCAGAACGTCGCCCACCTCACCGAGGTCACCGCCAAGGCGCTGGCCGCGGCGCTGCGCGAGGCGGACTTCAGCGTCCGCGGCGTGGAGCGCAAGCCGTACCGGCGCTCGCCGTACGCCCCGTTCCGGACCACCACGCTGCAGCAGGAGGCCAGCCGCAAGCTCGGCATGGACTCCAAGCGCACCATGCGGGTCGCGCAGAGCCTGTACGAGAACGGCTACATCACCTATATGCGTACCGACAGCATCACGCTGTCGGACACCGCGCTGAACGCCGCCCGGACCCAGGTGCGCGAGCTGTACGGCGCCGACTACCTGCCGGACGTGCCGCGCCGCTACGACTCCAAGGTGAAGAACGCGCAGGAGGCGCACGAGGCGATCCGGCCCTCCGGCGACACCTTCCGCACTCCGGCGCAGACCGGCCTGTCGGGCGACGAGTTCCGGCTGTACGAGCTGATCTGGATGCGCACCGTCGCCTCCCAGATGAAGGACGCCACCGGGCACACCGTGACGGTGAAGGTCGGCGGCGCCGCCTCCGACGGCCGGGACGTGGAGTTCAGTGCCAGCGGCCGCATCATCTCCTTCCACGGCTTCCTGAAGGCCTACGTGGAGGGCACCGACGACCCGGACGCCGCGCTGGACGACTCCGAGCAGCGGCTGCCGGCCGTGGCCGAGGGCGACGCCCTGACCACCACCAAGGTCACCGCGGACGGGCACTCGACCAAGCCGCCGGCGCGCTTCACCGAGGCCTCGCTGATCAAGGAGATGGAAGAGCGCGAGATCGGCCGGCCCTCGACGTACTCCACGATCCTGGGCACGATCCTGGACCGCGGCTACGCCTTCAAGAAGGGCACCGCGCTGGTCCCGTCCTACATCGCCTTCGCGGTCGTCGGGCTGCTGGAGAACCACTTCGGCGACCTGGTGAACTACGAGTTCACCGCGCGCATGGAGGACGACCTGGACCGCATCGCCCGCGGCGAGGCGCAGCGGGTCCCGTGGCTGCGCCGGTTCTACTTCGGCCCGGCCGAGAACGAGCCGGGCGGCGCGGCGGCCGGCAAGGGCGGCGGCGACGGCGCGGTGTTCGACCACCTCGGCGGCCTGAAGGACCTGGTCACCGACCTGGGCAACATCGACGCCCGGGAGGTGAACTCCTTCCCGGTCGGCGAGGACGGGATCATCCTGCGCGTGGGCCGCTTCGGCCCGTACATCGAGCGCAACCTGGAGGACGGCACCCAGCAGCGGGCCAGCGTCCCGGACGACCTGCCGCCGGACGAGCTCACCCCGGAGTTCGCCGAGGAGCTGTTCCTGCAGCCCAGCGGCGACCGCGAGCTGGGCCGGGACCCCTCGACCGGCTTCGAGGTGGTGGCCAAGGCCGGCCGCTTCGGGCCGTACGTCACCGAGATCCTGCCCGAGGGCACCCCGACCCGCGGCAAGAACGCGGTGAAGGCCCGTACCGGCTCCCTGTTCAAGAGCATGGGCCTGGACACGGTGACGCTGGAGGAGGCGCTGCAGCTGCTCTCGCTGCCGCGCGTGGTCGGCGCCGACCCGGAGTCGGGCGAGGAGATCACGGTCCAGAACGGCCGCTACGGCCCGTACCTGAAGAAGGGCGCGGACTCCCGCTCGATCACCTCCGAGGAGCAGATCTTCACGATCACGCTCGAGGAGGCACTGGAGATCTACAAGCAGCCCAAGGCCCGCGGCCGCGGCGCGGCCAAGCCGCCGCTGCGCGAGCTGGGCCCGGACCCGGTGTCCAACAAGCCGATCGTCATCAAGTCGGGCTTCTACGGCGAGTACCTGACCGACGGCGAGACCAACGTGACCATCCCCAAGAGCGAGACGGTCGAGGGCATCACGCCGGCGAAGGCCTACGAGCTGCTCGCCGAGAAGCGGGCCAAGGGGCCGGCGAAGAAGACGGCCAAGAAGACGGCGGCGAAGAAGACCGCGGCCAAGAAGACAGCGGCTTCGGGGACGAAGACGACGAAGACGGCGAAGGCCACGGCGGCGAAGAAGACGGCTGCGAAGAAGACGGCGAATTCGGGGACGAAGTAG